A region of the Catenulispora sp. GP43 genome:
GGGGCCGGCGAGCTGCGGATCTTCTTCCGGATCGCGCTGCCGCTGACGATGCCGGGCCTGGTCACGGTGCTGCTGCTGAGCGTCGTGGCGATCTGGAACAACTACTTCCTGCCGCTGATCATCTTCAGCCGCAACGACCTGTACCCGCTGACGGTCGGCCTGTCCTCGCTGTCGCAGGCCGCCGAGACCGGCACGCAGGCCCAACTGGTCCCGGTGCTCATCACCGGAGGCCTGGTCACAGTCGTACCGCTGATCGTCCTGTTCCTCTTCCTCGAAAGGTACTTCCGTGGCGGCGCGCTGCGGGGCAGCCTCACCGGCTGATCCCCGACCGCTCCGCTCGAAGACCACCTCCGCACACGCACATCCCTTTCACGCACATCCCTGGGAGCACCGTTGTCCACCGTTCGTCCTGAATACCCCCGGCCGCACTTCGACCGGTCGCACGCCTGGCTCAGCCTCAACGGCACCTGGGACTTCTCCCGTGACCCGGACGGCTGGGGCGAGCACGTCGTCGTCCCGTTCGCCTGGGAGACGCAGGCCTCCGGCTTGCAGGCGCATTGGCTGGAGTGGGGTTGGTACCGGCGCGAGATCACCGCGCCGGACGACTGGTCCGGGCAGCGGATCGTGCTGCACTTCGGCGCGGTGCACCACATCGCGACGGTGTCGGTGAACGGGACGCCCGTCGGCGAACACGAAGGCGGATCCACGCCGTTCGAGTTCGACATCACCGACGCGCTCGACGCGGAGGGCCGTGGCACGCTGGTCGTCCGGGTCCACGCGCCGCTCGACAAGCGGGAGATCGTCCACGGCAAGCAGCGCAGCATTCCGCGCGATGTGTATGACGTGTGTGCCTTCACGCCGAGCAGCGGGATCTGGCAGTCGGTGTGGTTGGAGGCGCGTCCGGCGACGTATCTCGCCGACGTGGCTCTGCGGCCGAGTGCGGAGCTCGACGCGATCGAGGCGACCGTGTCGATCACCGGCGCGACCGGCGCGACCGGCTCGGCCGGGTCGCCCCACTCGCCCGGCTCGGTACGCCTCACCGCCACGGTCGCGGGCGAGCAGCCGGTCACCGTCGAGGTCACCGACCCGACCCGGCCGCTCTCGTTCCGCCTCCCGATCACCGCGCCGCGCCTGTGGAGCCCGGCCGATCCGCACCTGTACGAGGTGACGGTGACGCTGGAATCCACCGACGGAACGGACCGGGTCGGCGCGGCGACCGGCCTGCGCAGCGTCCAGACCGACGGTGACCAGATCCTGCTCAACGGCGAGCGCCTCTACGTCCGCGGCGTCCTGGACCAGGGTTACTGGCCGCGTACCGGCATCACCGCGCCGGACGACCAGGCGTTCGTGACAGACCTGGAAGCAGCCCGGGCCGCCGGGTTCAACCTGGTCCGCAAGCACCTCAAGCTCGAAGACCCGCGGTTCCTGTACCACGCCGACCGCCTCGGCATGCTCGTGTGGGCCGAGCCGGCCAGCACCGGGATCTTCACGCCGGCGGCCGTGGCCCGCTTCGAAGCGCAGATCGAGCCGATGGTGCGCCGTGACGGCAACCACCCGAGCGTCGTGATCTGGGGCCTGTACAACGAGGAGTGGGGCCTGGACTGGGACGTGCCCGGGGATCCGGCCAAGCAGGAAGCCACCCGCCGCGCCTACGAGATGCTCAAGGACCTCGACGCGAGCCGGCCGGCCGTGGACGACTCCGGCTGGTCGCACGTGGCCACCGACCTGGTCGACTGGCACATCTACGACGAGTACCCGGACGGCTGGGCCGCCAAGGTGCGCACACTGCTCGCCGACGGCAAGCCCGGCTTCCCCGTCCCCATCGGACCCGGCGTCCTGGTCGAGAAGGTACTGATGGCCGACGGCCGGCCCGCCCCGGCGGTCCCGAACCTCAACAGCGAGTTCGGCGGCGGCCTGACGAGTGTCGAGCGGGGCTGGAACCTGCGCTGGCAGACGCTGGAGCTGCGACGATACGATGGTCTTTCCGGCTATGTGTGGACCGAGCTGTACGACATCGAACACGAGACGGCCGGGATCTACGCCTTCGACCGCACGGCCAAGGACGACGGCGGCAACCCGCCGAGCGAGACGAACGCCGTGACCGTGGCCATCCCCGACGTCACGCCGCTGGCTCCGGGATGCGACTTCGTCGCGGCCGACGGCGCGGTCGAGTTCGACGTGCGGATCTCCCACCACGGTTCGGAGCCGGTGGAGGTCACCGTCGTCCCGGTCTGGGGTCCGGCGTTGCAGCCGTACACCGCCGCGCAGGGGTTCGGGTCCGAGGTCGGCTCGGGCCGGAGCGCCAAGGTGCGGCCGTTCCGTCTCAGCGAGCCCCTTCGGATCAGCGAGCGGATACCCTCCGGGGTAGACGTCGCACGCCTGCACCTGGTGCTCGTCTGTGCCGGAGAGGTCGTCGGCCACACCTCGGTGGACGCCGCGACGCGACCGGTCGGACGCACGGCGATCGACGGCAACCCAGCGGCGCGCTAATACCATGATCCCTGATATCAGCGTGCTTACCAGCCCCACTTCCGTAGGAGGACATCCATGGCCGGCGTCCGCCTCCGCGACGTAGCCGAACGTGCGGGTGTCTCGATCCGCACCGTCTCGAACGCGGTGAACGGCTACGCCCCCGTCTCCGACGAGGTGCGCGCGCGGGTCGAGGCAGCGGTCGCCGAGCTCGGCTACCGGCCGAACCTCATGGCCCGCAACTTCAAGCGCGGCCGCACCGGGTTGATAACGCTCGTCGTGCCGGAGCTGGACGTGCCGTACTTCTCGGAGCTGGCGCGCGCGGTCATCACCAAGGCCCGCGCGTACGGCTACACGGTCGTCGTCGACCAGACCGACGGCGAGCCGGACCGGGAACGCGAGCTGGTCATGCAGGACTCGAACGCGGCGGCGATGTTCGACGGCGTGATCCTGAGCCCGTTGGCGCTCACCCACGCCGACCTCGCCCAGCGCGGCGCCAACCAGCCGCTGGTGCTGCTCGGCGAGCGCATCGCGGAGAGCTCCTTCGACCACGTCGCGATCGACAACGTCGCGGCGGCGGGCACCGCGACGGAGCACCTGCTGGCCCTGGGCCGGCGGCGCATCGCGGCCATCGGCGACCAGCCGTGGGAGAGCGGCGAAACGGCGCAGCTCCGGACCCGCGGCTATCGCGACGCGCACGCCGCCCGCGGCCTCGACGTCGACGAATCCCTGGTGGTCACGACCCGCCGCTTCCACCGCGCCAGCGGCGCCGAGGCGATGGCGGCCCTGCTCGAGCACCCGCAGGGCCCGCCGGACGCCGTGTTCTGTTACAACGACCTGGTCGCCCTCGGCGCCATCCGCACACTGCTGACCAACGGCGTACGGATCCCGGACGACATCGCCGTGGTCGGCTTCGACGACATCGAGGCCGGCCGCTACAACACCCCGACGCTGACCACGATCTCGCCGGACAAGACGAGGATCGCCGAGCTGGCCGTGGACCGGCTGATCGCCCGACTCGACAATCAGGACGACACGGCGCCGGAGGAGCTGTGGGCACCGTATGAACTGATGGTTCGGGAGAGCACGGTGACGCCGTGACACCGACACCGCAGGCCGAGTGATCGGCAAGCCGTCGCGCGGCGGCCGGCAGCTTGCCGACATCGGCGAGCCGACGCTGCGACGGTGTCAGAGTTTTGGTTCCGCCGAGCATCGCGGCGATGCGGCCGATGGAGCTGTCTTTGCCCGTCGCCCTCACTATGGCGTGCCCTCGGCCTTTCACCACCACGGTTCCGGCCGAGGCACGGCGTCGTGCGCGGGAGACTTGTCCACGGCGACGGATTCGCCGGTGAGCGCGGATTCGTCGACGAGCAAGGCGGCCTCGGCCACCATGTGTTCTCCGGCGTGATCGCAGCGGGCCATCTGCCCAGGAGGGGCCGCACAGAGCCCTGATCATCCGCGGCATCGGGACTCGGGCTCTGCGCGCTCCGGTGTCAGGGTGCTCCGGGGAGCAGGACGGTGATGGTCAGCCCGCCCTCGGGGCGGGCGGTGGCGGTGAGGTGGCCTTGGTGGGCGTGGATGACGGCGTCGACGATGGACAGGCCCAGGCCGGCGCCTTCGGGGGTGGGCATCGCGGTGGACAGGCGGGTTCGGTCGCCGCGGTGGAAGGGTTCGAAGAACCGCTCCACGGTGGCGGGTTCCAGGCGGGGGCCGTCGTTGGCCACGGTCAGTTCGGCCCAGGTGCCGGGGTGGGCGGTGTCGGCGGGGTGGCGGACGGTACGGGTGCTCACCTGGAGCAGGCCGGCTTCGTTGTTGTATTTGACGGCGTTCTCCAGCAGGTTGGTGACCGCGATGTCGAGCAGGGCGAGGTTGCCGCGCAGGGGCGCGGGTTCCAGCCGGCTGACGACGTCCAGGGCACGGGCCCGGGCCCGTGCGGCGATGTGGTCGAGGGCCTCGGCGGTGATGTCGGCGAGGTCGTCCTCCTCGACGTCGGTCAGGCGCTGTTCGGAGCGGGCCAGGACCAGCAGGGCCTCGATCAGGCGCTGGGCGCGGTCGGTGGCCTGGGTGACGTCGTTGGCCATGAGGCGCCACTGTTCCTGGGTGGGTTCGGCTTTCGCGAGGGTGACCTCGGTGGCGGCTCTGGTGACGGCCAGGGGGGTGCGCAGTTCGTGGCTGGCGTTGGCGACGAAGCGGCGCTGGGCGGCGAAGGAGGCGTCGAGGCGCTCCAGCATCGCGTCGAAGGTGTCCCCCAGTTCCTTGAGTTCGTCGGCCGGACCGGTGAGGTTGAGCCGTTCGTGCAGAGTGGTCCGGCTGGCGCGGCGGGCCGCGGCGGTGATCGCGGCGATGGGGCGCAGCATCCGGCCGGCGACCCACCAGCCGAGCAGCGCGGAGACGGCGACCACCACCAAGAGCAGCAGAAAGGCGTCGCGGAGCAGGTGCGAGGCGGCGGAGTCACGGATCTGGTCGCTGAGGCCGATGAAGTGGTCGTGATCGGGGTCCGCACGGCCGGGGACCTGGTTGGCGGGCAGAGGACGGAAGATCGCGTGGTAGAAGGCGAAGGTGAGAGTGAGCAGCAGGACGGTGCCGCCGACGGTGAACAGGGTGGCGTAGGCGAGGGTGAGACGGGTGCGGATGGTCATCGGCGGCAGCCTCAGCCATCCGGGTGACTTGGGCAGGCGGCGTGTCATGGGGTGATCCGGTAGCCGGCGCCGACGACGGTCTCCACCAGCTCTGGCGCCCCGAGTTTGCGGCGCAGCCGGTTGACGGTGACCCGGACGGTGTTGGTGAACGGGTCGGCGTTTTCGTCCCAAGCGCGCTCCAGGAGTTGCTCCTGGCTGAGAACGGCTCCGTCCGCGGTGAGAAGCACCTGCAGGAGCGCGAACTCCTTAGCGGTCAAGGGGATCGGGCGGCCGGCGCGGTGGACGGTGCGGCGCAGGGTGTCCATGGTCAGGTCGCCATGGCTGAGCACAGCGGTGTGCGAGCGGCCACGACGGGCCAGGGCCCTGATGCGCAAGATGAGTTCGGGGAAGGAGAAAGGTTTGCCGAGGTAGTCGTCGGCGCCCAGGCTGAGGCCGTCGACGCGGTCGTCGAGGCCCGACAGGGCGGTGAGCATGAGGATCATGGGGGCGTCGTCACGGCCGGACAGGCGGCGGCAGATCTCGTCGCCGTGGATACCGGGCAGGTCGCGGTCCAGCACCAGGACGTCGTAGGACGCGTTGACATCGATCTTGTACAGGGCGTCGTCGCCGTCGTGGCTGACGTCCACGGCCATGCCCTGGTCCCGCAGCCCCTCGGCGATGCGCGCGGCCAGGCGTTGTTCGTCCTCGGCGATCAGGATCCGCATGGAATCATCCTCTCGCGGACCCGAGCCGGTCGGCGGCAGGTGAAGTGAGCAGGTCGGGCAGGCCGACGGTGTACCAGGTGGCACCGAGCTGGTCGACGGTCAGCGCCTGGTAGCCGGTGCTGTCGGCAAGGGTGGTCAGCCAGGCCTGGACGGAGGCGCGGCCACCGGAATCGCCTGCCACGGCCAGGGCGGCGGTGGCATATCCGTCGGCGAGGGTGAGATCGGGTCCGGTGACGGTGACCTGGGCCAGTTCCGTGGCGGGGCGCGCGGTGCGCGGGTCGAAGACGTGATCGCCGCGCTCCGCGCCGCCGGAGGTCGCCACGGCGCCTTCTCGCAGGTGGAGCACGGTCAGCAGGGTGCCCGGACGGTGCGGGTCGGTGATCCCGACCCGCCAGGGAGCCGGATCCCTTCCGCCGCGCAGACGCACGTCGCCGCCCGCGTTGAGGATGTGCCGGGACAGGCCCTGCGCGGCGGCCAGTGCGCAGGCGTGTTCGGCGGCCCAGCCTTTCACGGCGCCGCACGGGTCGAAGCGTGGCGGGTCGCCGACCGCCCAGGCGTCGAAGGCGCCACCACTGGCCCGCTTCAACCGCTCGCACAGATCGAGGACTTCGCGGATCTCCGCGCCGTGGGGGTGGCCGGCGACAGCGGCGACGGGCATCAGGCCGTCGCGGATGCGGCTGATCGGGCTGTCAGGCCGAAACGGGGAGAAGACCCGGTCGACGTGGTGAAGGTGGGCAAACGCCGCCGCTGCGGCGGCCTGGAAGACGGCGGCGTCGCCGGGATCGGGGGCGGTGAGGGAGACGACCGTACCCATGACGGCTTCGGTGGCGATCCGCATGGCGGTCACCGGTGGGCCGCATCGAGCGCGGCCTGCAGGGACTGCGCATAGCCGCCGGAGGTGTAGGTGGCGCCCGACACCGCGTCGATGTTGGCGCTCTGCGCCTTGAGCGCCTCGGCCTTGAGCTGGGGCAGGGCGTAGGAGTCGATCTGTGAGCTGTGGCCACCGGTGGTCTGCTGAAGCACGGTGACATCCGTGAGCTTGCCGGCCCTGAGCACGGCCTGGACCTGCATGGGACCGTAGCGGGTGTCGACCACGCTGCCGGTGAAACGCCCGCTGACCGCGACGGTGTTGGGTGAGCCGGACGATTGACCGCCAGTGCCACCGGACGGGGCCCCACCGGTGGGGGCGGTGGAGTTCGTGGAGGCGCCGCCCGTCTGCGAGGAAGCACCGGGCAGCTTGGAGGAGGCGGACAACGCGGACTTCGGGGCACCGGCGGACTCGGCCTTGACCCCGATGAGCAGGGCGAGTCCGGCGCTGGTGCCGAGCAGGGCCATCGTGGTCTTGCGCATGACGGCTTTTCCTCCTAGAACTCGAACGCTTCGCGGTGGATCCGCCGCTGGGGGACGCCCGACCGCCGCAGCTGCACCTCGGCGGCCTCGGCCATCCCGGTCGGCCCGCACAGGTACACGTCCCGCTGCGCGATGTCGGGCACGCTGTGCCGCAGGCGGGCGGCGGACAGCGGGTCGCCGCGGGGGCCGGTGCGGGGGCCGATCACCGGGTAGAGACCGAAACCGCGCCGCCGGGCGATGTCCTCCAGCTCGGGGTAGAGGACGAGGTCCTCGGGGCGCGAGGCGCGATAAAGCAGGATCACGTCGGCGCCGACACCGGGCAGGCTCTCATAGAGCGCGCGGATCGGGGTGATACCGGCTCCTCCGGCGATCAGCAGCACCTTGCGGGCCCGGCTGCGGCGCCGCTCGGTGAACGTGCCGTAGGGACCCTCGAACCAGACCCGGGTACCGGGGTGCAGCCGAGTGAGGGCAGCACTGGAGTCGCCGAGGTTCTTCACAGTGATCCGCCACTGGCCCAGCTCAGGGTCGGCGGACAGCGAATAGGGGTGCGACTGCCACCACAGGCCGCGGGCCAGGAAGCGCCAGCGCAGGAACTGGCCGGCCTGGGCGCCCAACTCGTCCAGAGCACGTCCGGTGAAGTAGATCGACACCACACCCGGCCCCTGCACCTCGACGCGGGCCACCCGGACCTCGTGGCGCAGGGACCGGCGCAGCGGCACGAAGACCCGGAAGACCACCACCGCCAAAGCCACGGCGATGTGGGCACCAGACCACAACAGCCGGTTGCGCGCCGAGGCCGAGAAGTCCGTGCCGACGGCGAACTCGTGCGCGAAGGCGAGCGCGATCGCGACGTAGACG
Encoded here:
- a CDS encoding glycoside hydrolase family 2 protein, with the protein product MSTVRPEYPRPHFDRSHAWLSLNGTWDFSRDPDGWGEHVVVPFAWETQASGLQAHWLEWGWYRREITAPDDWSGQRIVLHFGAVHHIATVSVNGTPVGEHEGGSTPFEFDITDALDAEGRGTLVVRVHAPLDKREIVHGKQRSIPRDVYDVCAFTPSSGIWQSVWLEARPATYLADVALRPSAELDAIEATVSITGATGATGSAGSPHSPGSVRLTATVAGEQPVTVEVTDPTRPLSFRLPITAPRLWSPADPHLYEVTVTLESTDGTDRVGAATGLRSVQTDGDQILLNGERLYVRGVLDQGYWPRTGITAPDDQAFVTDLEAARAAGFNLVRKHLKLEDPRFLYHADRLGMLVWAEPASTGIFTPAAVARFEAQIEPMVRRDGNHPSVVIWGLYNEEWGLDWDVPGDPAKQEATRRAYEMLKDLDASRPAVDDSGWSHVATDLVDWHIYDEYPDGWAAKVRTLLADGKPGFPVPIGPGVLVEKVLMADGRPAPAVPNLNSEFGGGLTSVERGWNLRWQTLELRRYDGLSGYVWTELYDIEHETAGIYAFDRTAKDDGGNPPSETNAVTVAIPDVTPLAPGCDFVAADGAVEFDVRISHHGSEPVEVTVVPVWGPALQPYTAAQGFGSEVGSGRSAKVRPFRLSEPLRISERIPSGVDVARLHLVLVCAGEVVGHTSVDAATRPVGRTAIDGNPAAR
- a CDS encoding LacI family DNA-binding transcriptional regulator, whose translation is MAGVRLRDVAERAGVSIRTVSNAVNGYAPVSDEVRARVEAAVAELGYRPNLMARNFKRGRTGLITLVVPELDVPYFSELARAVITKARAYGYTVVVDQTDGEPDRERELVMQDSNAAAMFDGVILSPLALTHADLAQRGANQPLVLLGERIAESSFDHVAIDNVAAAGTATEHLLALGRRRIAAIGDQPWESGETAQLRTRGYRDAHAARGLDVDESLVVTTRRFHRASGAEAMAALLEHPQGPPDAVFCYNDLVALGAIRTLLTNGVRIPDDIAVVGFDDIEAGRYNTPTLTTISPDKTRIAELAVDRLIARLDNQDDTAPEELWAPYELMVRESTVTP
- a CDS encoding sensor histidine kinase — encoded protein: MTIRTRLTLAYATLFTVGGTVLLLTLTFAFYHAIFRPLPANQVPGRADPDHDHFIGLSDQIRDSAASHLLRDAFLLLLVVVAVSALLGWWVAGRMLRPIAAITAAARRASRTTLHERLNLTGPADELKELGDTFDAMLERLDASFAAQRRFVANASHELRTPLAVTRAATEVTLAKAEPTQEQWRLMANDVTQATDRAQRLIEALLVLARSEQRLTDVEEDDLADITAEALDHIAARARARALDVVSRLEPAPLRGNLALLDIAVTNLLENAVKYNNEAGLLQVSTRTVRHPADTAHPGTWAELTVANDGPRLEPATVERFFEPFHRGDRTRLSTAMPTPEGAGLGLSIVDAVIHAHQGHLTATARPEGGLTITVLLPGAP
- a CDS encoding response regulator transcription factor, giving the protein MRILIAEDEQRLAARIAEGLRDQGMAVDVSHDGDDALYKIDVNASYDVLVLDRDLPGIHGDEICRRLSGRDDAPMILMLTALSGLDDRVDGLSLGADDYLGKPFSFPELILRIRALARRGRSHTAVLSHGDLTMDTLRRTVHRAGRPIPLTAKEFALLQVLLTADGAVLSQEQLLERAWDENADPFTNTVRVTVNRLRRKLGAPELVETVVGAGYRITP
- a CDS encoding FAD:protein FMN transferase, with translation MRIATEAVMGTVVSLTAPDPGDAAVFQAAAAAAFAHLHHVDRVFSPFRPDSPISRIRDGLMPVAAVAGHPHGAEIREVLDLCERLKRASGGAFDAWAVGDPPRFDPCGAVKGWAAEHACALAAAQGLSRHILNAGGDVRLRGGRDPAPWRVGITDPHRPGTLLTVLHLREGAVATSGGAERGDHVFDPRTARPATELAQVTVTGPDLTLADGYATAALAVAGDSGGRASVQAWLTTLADSTGYQALTVDQLGATWYTVGLPDLLTSPAADRLGSARG
- a CDS encoding FMN-binding protein; protein product: MRKTTMALLGTSAGLALLIGVKAESAGAPKSALSASSKLPGASSQTGGASTNSTAPTGGAPSGGTGGQSSGSPNTVAVSGRFTGSVVDTRYGPMQVQAVLRAGKLTDVTVLQQTTGGHSSQIDSYALPQLKAEALKAQSANIDAVSGATYTSGGYAQSLQAALDAAHR
- a CDS encoding ferric reductase-like transmembrane domain-containing protein, with the translated sequence MSSHSAQQSRHRAGPSPQRPAGLPGAGRLWSRALLLAIWAGVPAVLALWWQDTIPGSLGGGGDYVTAAGRLSGLLAAYLLLVLVALMARIPWLENRVGSDVVSRYHRALGEYTVALAVAHAVLIILGYAWQSGTDPVAETGTVLLHYPDVLLSAFGLALLVLVGVVSARAVRRKLPYETWYHIHLLVYVAIALAFAHEFAVGTDFSASARNRLLWSGAHIAVALAVVVFRVFVPLRRSLRHEVRVARVEVQGPGVVSIYFTGRALDELGAQAGQFLRWRFLARGLWWQSHPYSLSADPELGQWRITVKNLGDSSAALTRLHPGTRVWFEGPYGTFTERRRSRARKVLLIAGGAGITPIRALYESLPGVGADVILLYRASRPEDLVLYPELEDIARRRGFGLYPVIGPRTGPRGDPLSAARLRHSVPDIAQRDVYLCGPTGMAEAAEVQLRRSGVPQRRIHREAFEF